The following proteins come from a genomic window of Bartonella apihabitans:
- a CDS encoding GntR family transcriptional regulator — protein MRNGKSVLYEDLKRQILIMELDPDEYLDEVRLSKAYGLSRTPVREVLQRLAGEGYVDLRENKGARVSSMNHSTMRNFFLVAPMIYAAIGRLAVNNYKQKQLVELERVQEDFRKANEEGNAVVMTVSNNRFHEIIGEMSGNVYLQASLGRLLIDHSRIGSIFYNQNSGDMKARMDKAVAHHDGFIAAIKERDQEAFADLVSQHWTLSRERMEMFVIPESLTPDNFDI, from the coding sequence ATGAGGAACGGGAAAAGCGTTCTCTACGAAGACCTTAAGCGTCAAATACTGATTATGGAGCTTGATCCGGATGAGTATTTGGATGAAGTGCGGTTAAGCAAGGCCTACGGTCTTTCGAGAACGCCCGTAAGGGAGGTGTTGCAACGTTTGGCTGGCGAAGGCTATGTCGATTTGCGGGAGAATAAAGGCGCACGTGTTTCTTCAATGAATCATTCGACAATGAGAAATTTTTTTCTTGTCGCTCCGATGATTTACGCGGCAATCGGGCGTCTGGCCGTCAATAATTATAAACAGAAACAACTTGTCGAGCTTGAAAGGGTGCAGGAGGATTTCCGGAAGGCCAATGAAGAAGGTAATGCTGTTGTTATGACAGTCAGCAATAACCGCTTTCATGAAATTATCGGAGAAATGTCGGGAAATGTTTATTTGCAGGCAAGTCTGGGACGCCTTCTTATAGATCATAGTCGTATTGGCAGTATTTTCTATAACCAGAATAGTGGCGACATGAAAGCCAGAATGGATAAAGCGGTCGCCCACCATGACGGATTTATTGCTGCAATAAAAGAAAGAGATCAGGAAGCCTTTGCGGATCTGGTGTCACAACATTGGACTTTGTCGCGCGAGAGGATGGAAATGTTTGTTATTCCCGAGTCACTGACACCTGATAATTTCGATATTTAA
- a CDS encoding dihydrodipicolinate synthase family protein: MQFKGIYTPVVTPYKQDYTIDKKAYAEVLESLIDAKVHGIIVAGSTGEYYAQTQQERLDLAEYAKKVIAGRLPLIIGTGAIRTEDSVIYAKHAREIGADAILVTTPPYAVPTEEENARHALAIDKAANLPIMLYNYPGRMSMSMGETYLDIVSQSKNVVAIKESSGDINRVHLFVSKYPNIKLACGWDDQALEFFAWGAPAWVCAGSNFIPAEHIALYETCILENDFAKGSKIMLEMLPLMNFLDEGKFVQSIKYGCELRGLNVGPVRAPLQELSEKEKERLSQIIETLKTNVAAIQKGVK, from the coding sequence ATGCAATTCAAGGGGATTTATACACCTGTCGTCACACCCTACAAGCAAGATTATACCATTGACAAGAAAGCTTATGCAGAGGTGTTGGAGTCATTGATCGATGCCAAGGTTCACGGCATTATTGTTGCCGGTTCAACCGGTGAATATTACGCACAAACCCAACAGGAACGGTTGGACCTTGCGGAATATGCCAAAAAGGTCATAGCTGGCCGATTACCTCTCATTATCGGTACAGGTGCAATCCGTACAGAAGATTCTGTGATTTACGCAAAACATGCGAGAGAAATCGGGGCTGACGCAATTCTGGTGACCACGCCCCCTTATGCTGTCCCCACAGAAGAAGAAAATGCCCGCCATGCGCTCGCCATTGATAAAGCGGCCAATTTACCGATCATGCTTTATAATTATCCGGGTCGTATGTCTATGTCGATGGGAGAAACCTATCTCGATATTGTCAGTCAATCGAAGAATGTCGTGGCGATAAAGGAAAGCTCCGGTGACATTAATCGCGTCCATTTATTTGTATCGAAATATCCGAATATAAAGCTCGCATGCGGTTGGGATGACCAGGCTCTCGAATTTTTTGCGTGGGGTGCACCAGCCTGGGTTTGTGCCGGATCGAACTTTATTCCCGCCGAACATATTGCGCTTTATGAAACTTGTATTCTTGAGAATGATTTCGCCAAAGGGAGCAAAATCATGCTGGAAATGCTGCCTTTGATGAATTTTCTTGATGAAGGAAAGTTTGTGCAATCAATCAAATATGGTTGTGAGTTGCGTGGGCTGAATGTTGGCCCCGTTCGCGCACCTTTGCAAGAGCTTAGTGAAAAAGAAAAAGAACGCCTCTCGCAGATTATTGAAACTCTCAAAACAAATGTAGCAGCAATACAAAAAGGTGTTAAATGA
- a CDS encoding aldehyde dehydrogenase encodes MTELKTTQYYHELADKLKFPTNAFIDGAFVNSVAGDRFVTRNPATGKELATIANCHSEDVDIAVKAARRSFDEGVWRKRTPLERKLVLLKFADLLEKHSEELAVLESLDSGKPVGECMNGDVPDTIYTIRWHAELIDKIYDNTAPTGSERIAMVVRQPIGVVGLVLPWNFPLLMAAWKIGPALAAGCSIVLKPAQETTLSTLRLAEIAYEAGIPAGVLNIVPGSGSDAGEPIGRHMDVDMVSFTGSTATGRRFLHYSAESNLKRIVLECGGKNPAIVLDDVDDIDKVAEQVVNGAFWNMGENCSATSRLIVHRDIKERLLEKILVHMKNWKMGDPLDPKNRVGTLVSPAHFKKVSEFLASIDKEGLHLVAGGKTDQEIYVEPTVVDHVTDKSRFFQEEIFGPVLSVTTFTTISEAIKLANNTHYGLAASVYTSNLRNALSLSQAILAGIVTVNCFGEGDATTPFGGFKESGFGGRDKSIWAHDQYTELKTIWIDIS; translated from the coding sequence ATGACCGAGCTTAAAACCACCCAATATTATCACGAGCTTGCCGACAAATTAAAATTTCCGACCAATGCTTTTATTGACGGTGCTTTTGTAAACTCGGTTGCAGGTGATAGATTTGTGACCCGTAATCCGGCAACAGGCAAAGAACTGGCAACGATTGCCAATTGTCATAGCGAGGATGTCGACATTGCAGTCAAAGCAGCACGAAGATCTTTCGACGAAGGTGTGTGGAGGAAACGCACGCCATTGGAACGCAAGCTGGTCCTTCTGAAATTTGCCGATCTTCTCGAAAAGCACAGCGAAGAATTGGCGGTGCTGGAAAGCCTTGATAGCGGCAAGCCGGTTGGCGAATGTATGAATGGCGATGTTCCCGATACGATCTATACAATTCGTTGGCATGCCGAGCTGATCGACAAAATTTACGATAATACTGCCCCCACAGGGTCAGAACGCATAGCCATGGTGGTTCGCCAACCTATCGGTGTTGTCGGGCTGGTCTTGCCGTGGAATTTTCCGCTTTTGATGGCAGCGTGGAAAATAGGTCCGGCTTTGGCTGCGGGCTGTTCAATCGTTTTGAAGCCTGCACAGGAAACAACCCTCTCGACGTTAAGACTTGCCGAAATTGCCTATGAAGCGGGCATTCCTGCCGGTGTTCTCAATATTGTGCCGGGATCAGGTAGCGACGCCGGTGAACCGATAGGGCGGCATATGGATGTCGATATGGTCAGTTTTACCGGTTCAACCGCAACAGGACGGCGCTTTTTGCATTATTCGGCAGAATCCAATCTCAAACGGATCGTGCTTGAATGTGGTGGCAAAAATCCCGCAATTGTTCTTGATGATGTCGACGATATCGACAAGGTTGCCGAACAAGTGGTGAATGGTGCTTTCTGGAATATGGGAGAAAACTGCTCGGCCACGTCACGTTTGATTGTTCATCGTGATATTAAGGAACGGTTGCTCGAAAAAATTCTGGTTCACATGAAAAACTGGAAAATGGGCGATCCGCTTGATCCGAAAAACCGCGTAGGGACATTGGTGAGCCCGGCGCATTTTAAAAAAGTATCGGAGTTTCTTGCTTCAATCGACAAAGAAGGATTGCATCTTGTCGCGGGTGGCAAAACCGATCAGGAAATTTACGTCGAACCGACAGTTGTCGATCATGTGACAGATAAAAGCCGGTTTTTTCAGGAAGAAATTTTTGGCCCCGTTTTGAGCGTGACGACTTTTACAACAATCAGCGAGGCGATCAAGCTTGCCAATAATACCCACTATGGATTGGCAGCCTCGGTTTATACAAGCAATTTGCGCAATGCTTTGTCTTTATCCCAAGCGATTTTAGCCGGAATTGTTACCGTCAACTGTTTCGGGGAAGGGGATGCAACGACGCCCTTCGGAGGTTTCAAGGAGTCCGGTTTTGGAGGTCGTGACAAATCCATTTGGGCACATGACCAATATACCGAATTGAAAACCATCTGGATTGATATTTCTTAA
- a CDS encoding FAD-binding oxidoreductase, which yields MEEIQRFPAKAGDLGWFELSRFKDHKFTDISKLKKDYDYVIIGGGFAGVNAAHKLAENRPNAKIALFEALKIGMGDSGRNAGFLMDIPHSFGEPGVTMDDHKYRFHLNKLIIERMRNLKNKYKLQVDWVESGKYLAGHETKYLKNLDALANIVAGVGGKSQFIDGEELAARLGTRYYQKAVYTAGTVLINPSETVRGFASVLPENVDVFEETPVLKIDEGKTINIQLVNGKSVKAGDLLLLSGVFIDSFGIEQKGRMTPAGSFGAFTRELTEDELAEFKNVKPWGCTSAHAAGTTVRFTPTKRIYVRNGLTFPTHLTLSPERVFRARKMLRRAFENRFPKLKHVNFEFVYGGMIPLTINGASFFFQKSPHVFAAAVGDGSGLTRSSMLGYYLADLACGIDSEELRYLLKTSHPKWCPPEPIKTIAANIRMSLEEFNAKGEI from the coding sequence ATGGAAGAAATACAAAGATTTCCGGCCAAGGCGGGCGATCTCGGTTGGTTCGAACTTTCACGTTTCAAGGATCATAAATTTACCGACATATCAAAGCTCAAAAAAGACTATGATTATGTCATTATAGGTGGCGGATTTGCCGGTGTGAATGCCGCACACAAATTGGCAGAAAACCGGCCGAATGCAAAAATAGCGTTATTTGAAGCACTCAAAATCGGCATGGGAGACAGTGGGCGAAATGCCGGCTTTTTGATGGATATTCCCCATTCATTCGGTGAACCGGGAGTAACAATGGATGACCACAAATACCGGTTTCATCTGAACAAGCTTATTATCGAGCGCATGCGCAATCTGAAAAATAAATATAAGCTGCAAGTGGATTGGGTCGAATCCGGAAAATATCTCGCGGGGCATGAAACAAAATATTTGAAAAATCTTGATGCTTTGGCAAATATCGTAGCGGGTGTGGGAGGAAAAAGCCAATTTATTGACGGAGAAGAATTGGCCGCAAGGCTTGGCACACGCTATTATCAAAAAGCAGTTTATACAGCAGGAACAGTGCTGATAAATCCTTCCGAAACGGTGCGCGGTTTTGCATCTGTTTTACCGGAAAATGTTGATGTATTCGAAGAAACCCCTGTTTTAAAGATTGATGAAGGTAAGACAATCAACATTCAACTGGTGAACGGGAAAAGTGTGAAGGCGGGTGATCTCCTGCTTTTATCAGGTGTTTTTATCGACTCTTTCGGGATCGAGCAAAAAGGAAGAATGACTCCGGCCGGCAGTTTCGGTGCATTCACACGAGAATTGACAGAAGATGAACTCGCTGAATTCAAAAATGTGAAACCGTGGGGATGCACGTCGGCACATGCGGCCGGTACGACTGTTCGTTTCACCCCGACAAAACGTATTTATGTGAGGAATGGTTTGACATTTCCAACCCATTTGACCCTTTCGCCGGAACGTGTATTCCGCGCACGGAAAATGTTACGCAGAGCATTTGAAAACCGTTTTCCTAAGTTGAAACATGTCAATTTTGAATTTGTTTATGGCGGCATGATACCGCTGACCATCAATGGAGCATCATTTTTCTTTCAAAAAAGTCCCCATGTTTTTGCTGCGGCAGTTGGCGATGGTTCGGGACTTACACGGAGTTCCATGTTGGGCTATTACCTTGCCGATCTTGCATGTGGAATAGACAGCGAGGAATTGCGTTATTTATTGAAGACGAGCCATCCAAAATGGTGCCCGCCCGAGCCAATCAAAACAATTGCTGCAAATATCCGTATGTCGTTGGAAGAGTTTAACGCAAAAGGCGAAATATAA
- a CDS encoding MFS transporter, translated as MESSIEETEPPIERKSLIKAFAASLSGTSLEWYDFAVYGACAALVFGHLFFPDGDSLAGTLKAFGTYAVGYISRPLGGIFFGRLGDIVGRKKVLVWTLLLIGIATFIIGLLPTFSSVGYLAPVLLVLLRFAQGVGVGGEWGGAVLLSSEFSKPEQRGFWASAAQVGPPLGNLLANGVLAIFSQVLTTEQFIDWGWRAAFLLSALLVIFGLWVRFSLEETPVFKKLEQHDERSNAPVSEIFKHESRALFAGLFARIGPDVLYSCFTVFVLAYATQYLGMPRSDAIESVTIASGIQVFFIPFSGWLSDRVERRLIYAVGTIGAAIWTFVFFYMMQEPTFARLLIGVTGALICHSLMYGPQASLIAEQFSARLRYTGSSLAYTFAGIVGGAVAPILLTWFISFDPSGFVICLYIGLSCILTLIGLAMTRRPHQL; from the coding sequence ATGGAAAGCAGTATAGAAGAGACTGAACCACCTATAGAGCGAAAGAGCCTTATCAAGGCTTTTGCGGCTAGTTTAAGTGGAACGTCTCTCGAATGGTATGACTTTGCTGTTTATGGTGCCTGTGCGGCTTTGGTGTTTGGCCACTTGTTTTTCCCGGATGGCGATTCGCTGGCAGGTACTTTGAAAGCGTTTGGTACTTATGCGGTGGGATATATTTCCCGTCCTTTAGGCGGCATATTTTTTGGTCGTCTTGGAGATATTGTCGGGCGCAAAAAAGTTCTGGTTTGGACGCTGTTGCTGATTGGTATTGCAACTTTTATCATTGGTCTTTTGCCGACATTCTCGTCAGTCGGTTACCTTGCTCCGGTTCTTCTTGTTTTATTGCGTTTTGCACAAGGCGTCGGCGTTGGTGGCGAATGGGGAGGGGCGGTTCTTCTTTCCAGCGAATTCAGCAAACCCGAACAAAGGGGATTTTGGGCATCTGCTGCGCAAGTAGGCCCCCCGTTGGGCAATTTGCTTGCAAATGGTGTTCTGGCAATATTTTCGCAAGTCTTGACCACAGAACAGTTTATTGATTGGGGGTGGAGAGCAGCATTCTTGCTTTCGGCTCTATTGGTCATATTCGGTTTGTGGGTTCGTTTTTCGCTCGAAGAAACCCCTGTTTTCAAAAAGCTTGAACAACATGATGAACGCTCCAATGCGCCGGTTTCGGAAATATTCAAACATGAAAGCAGAGCCCTTTTTGCCGGTCTATTTGCACGCATCGGACCGGATGTTCTCTATTCATGCTTTACAGTTTTTGTACTCGCTTATGCCACCCAATATTTGGGAATGCCACGCTCCGATGCGATCGAATCTGTAACAATAGCTTCCGGCATTCAGGTGTTTTTCATTCCATTTAGCGGTTGGTTGTCGGATAGAGTAGAACGGCGTCTTATCTATGCTGTCGGCACGATAGGTGCGGCAATATGGACATTTGTGTTTTTCTATATGATGCAGGAGCCGACATTTGCTCGCCTTTTGATCGGTGTTACAGGCGCCCTTATTTGCCACTCATTAATGTATGGCCCTCAGGCATCTTTGATAGCAGAACAATTCTCGGCGCGTCTGCGTTATACAGGAAGCTCTCTTGCCTATACTTTTGCCGGTATTGTTGGCGGTGCAGTTGCTCCGATCCTGCTCACCTGGTTCATCTCGTTCGATCCAAGCGGTTTTGTCATTTGTCTTTATATCGGGCTATCATGTATCCTGACATTGATCGGCCTTGCAATGACGAGACGACCGCATCAATTATGA
- a CDS encoding GntR family transcriptional regulator encodes MYDYGKENFGRERAYSHIRNTILTNPSSVGTFLNEREIADSLGISRTPVREAFMMLASEELIDLKPNRGAFVSPLNRKQVNDLFQARGVVESWSAQYCISHNIDPTPDMIKELELQKTMALDDPYPDFIEHDHAFHCALVRATGNEFLNQMYELLRARFITFGLRVMHNKAIRRIEALKEHQYILDALLTKDIKNAKKAILDHLDMTRRHLD; translated from the coding sequence ATGTACGATTATGGAAAAGAAAACTTCGGCCGTGAACGGGCCTATTCTCACATCCGTAACACAATTCTGACAAATCCATCATCTGTCGGAACATTTCTGAACGAGCGGGAAATTGCTGATAGTTTGGGCATTTCGCGCACGCCGGTCAGAGAAGCTTTCATGATGCTTGCCAGTGAAGAGCTGATTGACCTGAAACCCAATCGGGGGGCATTTGTTTCGCCTTTGAACAGAAAACAAGTCAATGATTTGTTTCAGGCGCGTGGCGTTGTCGAGAGCTGGAGTGCACAATATTGTATCTCCCACAATATCGACCCGACACCGGACATGATCAAAGAACTGGAACTCCAGAAAACGATGGCACTTGATGATCCTTATCCTGACTTCATTGAACATGATCACGCTTTCCATTGCGCTCTGGTTCGGGCTACCGGCAATGAATTTTTAAATCAGATGTATGAGTTGCTTCGTGCCCGTTTTATTACTTTTGGTCTACGCGTAATGCATAATAAAGCAATAAGGCGGATAGAGGCATTAAAAGAACACCAATATATTCTGGATGCACTTTTAACAAAAGATATCAAAAATGCAAAAAAAGCTATACTCGATCATCTTGATATGACACGCCGTCATCTTGATTGA
- a CDS encoding nitrilase-related carbon-nitrogen hydrolase: protein MGEIVRIGLAQIRSGVNKDKNNEQIVQMIKKAAEQKVDILVFPEAAQVSFEAALKDEAEPLEGSFATLIRSYAVKYDMMIIAGMFEPANDGRIRNKLIITGKNTEATYQKVHLYDAFGSRESDLVEAGSDYLVLDTVFGKIGFAICYDLRFADQFTAMGKKGAKLIIVPASWGDGPGKAEQWDLLVRARAADSEAWLVACDQAWQPPKGTAPLGIGQSSIVDPTGSVRARLASEAEFMVFDIDLGKVEAIRARIPIL from the coding sequence ATGGGTGAAATAGTCAGAATCGGCTTGGCTCAGATCCGAAGCGGCGTCAACAAAGACAAAAACAACGAACAAATTGTTCAGATGATTAAAAAGGCTGCCGAGCAAAAGGTCGACATACTGGTTTTTCCAGAAGCAGCCCAAGTTTCCTTTGAAGCGGCTTTGAAGGATGAGGCAGAGCCACTTGAGGGTTCTTTTGCAACATTGATCCGCTCTTATGCAGTGAAATATGATATGATGATTATTGCCGGTATGTTTGAACCGGCAAATGACGGACGCATACGCAATAAGTTGATCATTACCGGAAAAAACACGGAAGCCACTTATCAGAAAGTTCATTTATATGACGCGTTCGGCTCACGTGAATCAGACCTTGTTGAAGCGGGAAGTGATTACCTTGTTCTTGATACAGTGTTTGGCAAGATCGGTTTTGCCATTTGTTATGATTTGAGGTTCGCCGACCAGTTTACCGCAATGGGAAAGAAAGGTGCAAAATTGATTATCGTTCCGGCTTCCTGGGGAGATGGTCCTGGAAAAGCCGAGCAGTGGGATTTATTGGTTCGCGCCCGTGCTGCCGATTCTGAAGCTTGGCTTGTTGCCTGCGATCAGGCTTGGCAACCGCCAAAAGGAACCGCACCGCTTGGAATCGGACAGAGTTCTATTGTTGACCCGACAGGAAGTGTGAGGGCACGTCTGGCGAGCGAAGCTGAGTTCATGGTCTTCGACATTGATTTGGGAAAGGTGGAAGCTATTCGCGCCCGTATTCCGATTTTATGA
- a CDS encoding ABC transporter substrate-binding protein, which yields MFKKIFFSILIIFLGVFGAKANDKLTVVLDWYLNPDHAPLIVAEQIGSFEKRGLDVEIVTPSDPNIGPRLVASDKADIALSYQEQLYVFMDEDLPLTRIGTLIETPLNTVLALPDSGIKTPADLKGKKVGFSVSSIEPVILGTMLENQGLTIKDVELINVNFNLVSGLMSKQVDAVIGGYRNVEGNEIREQGVEPVIMKVEDYGIPPYDELIFVAKKDLQKHDAYKKFLEAVHEGQQYLKAHPEETWDNFAKKYKELDTDLNKKIWMETVPLFSENPLHLDKERYISYGTYLYKKGIVKKEYPLDSFATELK from the coding sequence GTGTTTAAAAAAATATTCTTTTCGATCCTCATCATTTTTCTCGGCGTTTTCGGTGCCAAAGCAAATGATAAACTTACAGTTGTTCTTGACTGGTATCTTAATCCCGATCATGCACCTTTGATTGTTGCCGAACAGATTGGCAGTTTTGAAAAACGCGGACTTGATGTCGAAATCGTCACCCCCTCCGATCCTAATATCGGACCGCGTCTGGTTGCATCCGACAAAGCCGATATTGCTTTATCCTATCAAGAGCAGCTCTATGTGTTCATGGATGAAGACTTGCCGCTCACACGCATAGGAACACTCATAGAAACGCCGCTCAATACAGTTTTGGCACTTCCCGATAGCGGGATAAAAACACCGGCCGATCTTAAAGGCAAAAAGGTAGGGTTTTCTGTGAGCAGTATCGAACCGGTCATCTTGGGAACCATGTTGGAAAATCAGGGGCTGACAATAAAGGATGTCGAGCTTATTAATGTCAATTTTAACCTTGTAAGCGGATTGATGTCGAAACAGGTTGATGCCGTCATTGGTGGCTATCGCAATGTGGAGGGCAATGAAATACGCGAACAGGGCGTAGAACCTGTTATTATGAAGGTTGAGGACTATGGCATTCCCCCTTATGACGAGCTGATTTTCGTTGCCAAAAAAGACCTTCAAAAACACGACGCTTACAAAAAGTTCCTTGAAGCCGTTCATGAAGGCCAGCAATATCTGAAAGCTCACCCGGAAGAAACATGGGACAATTTTGCAAAAAAATATAAGGAACTCGATACCGATCTCAATAAAAAGATATGGATGGAAACGGTTCCTTTATTCAGCGAAAATCCGCTCCACCTCGACAAAGAAAGATATATTTCTTACGGAACCTATCTTTATAAAAAAGGCATTGTCAAAAAAGAATATCCGCTTGACAGTTTTGCGACCGAATTGAAATAA
- a CDS encoding ABC transporter permease: protein MQNRFNKKLAFFLHGLVVFFGILALWWAVAIIFDLKKYILPSPLVVAQSLWTGREYLLENSLITIVEIVIGFVLGILSGAALALLLMFSKTLQKWLMPVLIVSQSIPVFALAPILVLWFGYGILSKIIAAILVIFFPVTTAFFDGLRRTNEGYLDLAKTMGASSLSQLVHIRLVAALPALGSGVRVAAAIAPIGAIIGEWVGSSSGLGYIMLNANARMQTPTCFAAIFILSVIAMILWYITDIILKYVIYWDKKSQQN, encoded by the coding sequence TTGCAAAACCGCTTCAATAAAAAACTTGCATTTTTCCTTCATGGTCTTGTGGTTTTCTTTGGCATCCTCGCATTATGGTGGGCTGTTGCCATTATTTTTGATCTCAAAAAATATATATTGCCCTCCCCTCTGGTTGTCGCACAATCGCTTTGGACAGGACGGGAATATCTTCTGGAAAATTCTTTGATTACAATTGTCGAAATTGTCATCGGTTTTGTTTTGGGGATTTTGTCCGGTGCTGCTCTAGCGCTTCTTCTAATGTTTTCCAAGACATTGCAAAAATGGTTGATGCCGGTTCTCATTGTAAGCCAGTCAATACCGGTTTTCGCCCTTGCCCCCATTCTGGTTCTGTGGTTCGGCTATGGCATCCTTTCGAAAATCATCGCCGCAATACTCGTTATCTTTTTTCCTGTTACAACAGCCTTTTTTGACGGTTTACGGAGAACGAACGAAGGTTACCTTGATCTTGCAAAAACTATGGGAGCATCTTCCTTGTCGCAACTTGTCCATATCAGGCTTGTGGCAGCGCTGCCCGCACTTGGTTCCGGTGTGCGTGTTGCTGCCGCCATTGCCCCGATTGGTGCAATTATCGGCGAATGGGTGGGGTCATCCAGCGGGCTCGGCTATATCATGTTGAACGCCAATGCCCGCATGCAGACGCCGACCTGTTTTGCCGCAATATTTATACTTTCCGTTATCGCAATGATTTTATGGTATATCACCGACATCATATTGAAATATGTTATCTACTGGGATAAAAAATCACAACAAAATTGA
- a CDS encoding ABC transporter ATP-binding protein, whose translation MTSSSPLLGIKARNISLDYEGKPVFRSLDFDIPAGEFVGLLGQSGIGKTTLLKIIAGLLAPDSGKISGSDGDSLHGRITYMAQQDLLFPWLKVIDNVCLGARLRHEKKDYKKAEELLDKVGLLSVKEQLPETLSGGMRQRVAIARTLYEDKPVVLMDEPFSALDAVTRATIQELAFDLLKTKTVLLVTHDPSEAARLCRRILVLKGQPAMFLPAIVVEGTAPRNYDDKNRIKSETELMHFLKGI comes from the coding sequence ATGACAAGTTCTTCTCCCTTATTGGGTATCAAAGCTCGAAACATTTCTCTCGATTATGAAGGAAAACCGGTTTTTCGGTCGCTGGATTTTGATATTCCTGCCGGTGAATTTGTCGGGCTTTTAGGGCAAAGCGGAATTGGCAAAACCACCCTTCTGAAAATTATTGCCGGACTACTTGCCCCCGATAGTGGAAAGATTTCAGGTTCCGACGGTGACAGTCTTCATGGTCGTATAACCTATATGGCGCAACAGGATTTATTATTTCCCTGGCTCAAGGTGATAGACAATGTCTGCCTTGGAGCAAGACTGCGCCATGAGAAGAAAGACTACAAAAAAGCCGAAGAATTGTTGGACAAAGTTGGTCTTTTGTCGGTCAAAGAGCAGCTTCCCGAAACTTTATCGGGCGGTATGCGCCAAAGGGTGGCTATTGCCCGCACATTATATGAAGACAAGCCCGTTGTATTGATGGACGAGCCATTTTCGGCGCTTGATGCGGTTACCCGCGCCACCATACAGGAACTTGCATTCGATCTTCTTAAAACCAAAACTGTATTGCTTGTTACCCATGATCCATCCGAAGCTGCACGATTATGTCGGCGTATACTGGTTCTCAAAGGTCAGCCGGCAATGTTCCTGCCCGCTATTGTTGTTGAGGGAACAGCACCGCGAAATTATGATGATAAAAACCGCATAAAGAGCGAAACCGAATTGATGCATTTTTTAAAGGGGATATAG
- a CDS encoding LysR family transcriptional regulator, which yields MLRENIHDLMSFFVVAREKSFTRAASKLGVSQSALSHAMRGLEERLGIRLLTRTTRNVSTTTAGERLIEELSPLIETMDEKLDLITNAAEEPKGKIRITTVDYPASYILRPKLQPFLRKYPKIEVEININYGLTDIIEERFDAGIRIGEHLAKDMIAIPVGPAMRMAIVGAPSYFETHKKPETLHDLMEQNCINLRVPTSGGLYPWELDDENGEVNVRPKGQLIFNTYPHILEAVLDGFGLAYIPEQEVEEFMRQGRLIRVLEKYCLPFPGYYLYYPNRRHHPIAFQLFIEALKRHEPE from the coding sequence ATGCTAAGAGAAAACATCCATGATCTCATGTCTTTTTTCGTGGTTGCACGAGAAAAAAGTTTTACCCGTGCGGCAAGCAAACTGGGTGTCTCGCAATCGGCGTTAAGCCATGCCATGCGTGGTCTTGAAGAACGTTTGGGAATTCGTCTTCTCACACGGACAACACGCAATGTTTCCACAACAACGGCAGGCGAGCGGTTGATAGAAGAGCTTTCACCACTTATCGAGACAATGGACGAAAAGCTTGATCTCATCACCAATGCCGCCGAAGAGCCGAAAGGAAAAATCCGCATCACCACCGTGGATTACCCCGCGTCCTATATTTTACGACCGAAATTGCAGCCTTTTTTACGGAAATATCCGAAAATCGAAGTCGAGATCAATATCAATTATGGTCTCACCGATATTATCGAAGAACGTTTTGATGCAGGTATTCGCATTGGCGAACATCTCGCCAAAGATATGATTGCCATTCCGGTTGGACCAGCAATGAGAATGGCAATTGTCGGGGCGCCGAGTTATTTTGAAACACATAAAAAACCCGAAACCTTGCACGATCTGATGGAACAGAATTGCATTAATTTGCGGGTTCCAACATCCGGCGGACTTTATCCGTGGGAGCTTGATGACGAAAACGGAGAGGTCAATGTGCGCCCGAAAGGACAGCTCATTTTCAACACCTATCCACATATTCTTGAAGCTGTCCTTGACGGTTTCGGACTTGCTTATATTCCCGAACAGGAAGTCGAGGAATTTATGAGACAAGGAAGGCTCATCCGCGTTCTTGAAAAATATTGTTTACCGTTTCCGGGTTATTATCTCTATTATCCCAACCGTCGCCATCATCCGATTGCTTTCCAATTGTTCATTGAAGCCTTGAAGCGGCATGAACCCGAATAA